One window from the genome of Streptomyces sp. NBC_00287 encodes:
- a CDS encoding TerD family protein, protein MTPGSNIPLPVARVTVDVTAPVRLDVSGLLLTADGKVRSDDDFIFYNQPTGPGVTYRSGGGTAPDAITVDTAAVPPGIEKIVVTASPDAPGQTFQGVEPTATIRSADDNNVLATFTPPQLGTETALVIVEIYLRNGAWKARAVGQGYANGLAGIATDFGVTVEEPTPAPAAAPVAPPQPTMQPPVTPPAPQMATPPPPAAPPAPAPGAGKINLDKGRVSLQKNQTVSLIKGGRPLLSQVKMGLGWEPAYRGKDIDLDASVIAYGPQRNHIDSCYFGKLQIVNGAIRHSGDNLTGEGGGDDEVITVDLGRLPQDVTGLVFTVNSFSGQKFTEVAKAYCRLLDGTTGEELVRFDLTSAEPQTGVMMAKLIKQFSGEWEMTAMGDFVKSRTVRGMVKPAAQSL, encoded by the coding sequence ATGACCCCCGGCTCGAACATCCCACTCCCCGTCGCCCGCGTGACGGTGGACGTCACCGCCCCGGTGCGGCTAGACGTATCGGGCCTGCTGCTCACCGCCGACGGCAAGGTGCGCTCGGACGACGACTTCATCTTCTACAACCAGCCCACAGGGCCGGGCGTGACCTACCGCTCCGGCGGCGGCACGGCCCCGGACGCGATCACGGTCGACACCGCCGCCGTCCCCCCGGGCATTGAGAAGATCGTCGTCACCGCCAGCCCGGACGCCCCCGGCCAGACCTTCCAGGGCGTCGAACCGACGGCGACCATCCGCAGCGCCGACGACAACAACGTCCTGGCCACCTTCACCCCGCCCCAGCTCGGCACCGAGACCGCACTGGTCATCGTGGAGATCTACCTCCGCAACGGCGCCTGGAAGGCCCGAGCGGTAGGCCAGGGCTACGCCAACGGCCTGGCGGGCATCGCCACGGACTTCGGCGTAACGGTCGAGGAACCGACCCCCGCTCCGGCCGCCGCCCCCGTTGCCCCGCCCCAGCCCACCATGCAGCCCCCGGTCACCCCGCCCGCCCCGCAGATGGCCACGCCCCCGCCCCCGGCGGCACCCCCCGCCCCGGCACCGGGCGCGGGAAAGATCAACCTCGACAAGGGCCGCGTCAGCCTCCAGAAGAACCAGACCGTCTCGCTCATCAAGGGCGGCCGCCCCCTGCTCTCCCAGGTCAAGATGGGCCTCGGCTGGGAGCCGGCGTACCGCGGCAAGGACATCGACCTGGACGCCTCGGTCATCGCCTACGGCCCGCAGCGCAACCACATCGACAGCTGCTACTTCGGCAAGCTCCAGATCGTGAACGGCGCGATCCGCCACTCCGGCGACAACCTCACCGGCGAGGGCGGGGGCGACGACGAGGTCATCACCGTCGACCTCGGCCGCCTTCCCCAGGACGTCACCGGCCTGGTCTTCACCGTGAACTCCTTCTCCGGTCAGAAGTTCACGGAGGTCGCGAAGGCCTACTGCCGCCTCCTCGACGGCACCACCGGTGAGGAACTGGTCCGCTTCGACCTGACCTCCGCCGAACCCCAGACCGGCGTGATGATGGCCAAGCTGATCAAGCAGTTCTCCGGCGAGTGGGAGATGACGGCCATGGGCGACTTCGTCAAGTCCCGCACGGTCCGCGGAATGGTGAAGCCCGCGGCCCAGTCGCTGTAA